Proteins encoded within one genomic window of Pseudalkalibacillus sp. SCS-8:
- a CDS encoding HD-GYP domain-containing protein: MKVHVQNLKAGDILKQDVFSLSSRPIVSKETKLTQEHINVLKAFMIKEVDIQPGASTEPNKKSEEDKTKRAEFVPQESDFHSLYTKAVAQYKKQFSNWQAGSPVDLLSIRKEIVPLIDVAVDRPKTILSLHYFSTVPDYIYHHAISVGLISSFLAKKLSLSKGDITQLGLAGLLMDCGMSKIQPSILSKKAPLSQQESEEIKQHPIIGYKMLKGTPGIKESVLLSVLQHHEREDGSGYPLGTKGNQLSLYSRVVAIADVFHAMTSERVYRGKQSPFKVLEQMTMDQFGKFDQKILDILVNELSHFSVGTKVELTDNQIGEIVFIDPRSQTRPMIKVDNTGEIIPLKQRNDLYIESILS; this comes from the coding sequence TTGAAAGTTCATGTTCAAAATTTGAAAGCTGGAGATATCCTTAAACAAGATGTCTTTTCACTCTCGAGCCGGCCAATCGTCTCAAAGGAAACGAAGTTGACTCAAGAGCACATCAACGTCTTGAAAGCGTTCATGATTAAAGAAGTCGATATTCAACCGGGAGCATCGACTGAACCGAACAAAAAATCAGAAGAAGACAAGACGAAAAGAGCTGAATTCGTCCCACAGGAATCTGATTTTCACAGTTTGTATACGAAGGCTGTCGCACAATATAAGAAACAGTTTTCCAATTGGCAAGCCGGAAGTCCTGTCGATTTGTTATCGATCCGCAAGGAAATCGTACCTTTAATTGATGTTGCAGTCGACCGGCCGAAAACCATCCTATCCCTTCACTATTTCTCAACAGTCCCAGATTATATCTACCACCATGCCATATCGGTCGGACTCATCTCTTCCTTCTTAGCCAAAAAACTTTCATTATCAAAAGGGGATATCACACAACTTGGGCTTGCAGGATTATTAATGGATTGTGGAATGTCGAAAATACAACCTTCCATCCTGTCGAAAAAAGCGCCATTATCCCAACAAGAATCGGAAGAAATCAAACAGCACCCGATCATCGGCTATAAAATGCTGAAAGGAACCCCCGGCATTAAGGAAAGCGTCCTTCTAAGCGTGCTCCAGCATCATGAACGGGAGGACGGCAGCGGCTATCCATTAGGCACCAAGGGGAATCAGTTAAGTCTATACAGCAGAGTAGTGGCGATCGCCGATGTCTTTCATGCTATGACCTCCGAGCGTGTATATCGAGGGAAACAATCACCTTTCAAAGTTCTCGAACAAATGACAATGGACCAATTCGGGAAGTTTGATCAGAAAATCCTCGATATATTGGTTAATGAACTCTCACACTTTTCTGTCGGAACGAAGGTGGAATTGACGGACAACCAAATCGGTGAGATCGTCTTCATTGATCCACGCTCCCAAACACGACCAATGATTAAGGTTGATAATACAGGAGAAATCATTCCATTAAAGCAACGAAACGATTTATATATCGAAAGCATTTTATCTTAA
- the dnaN gene encoding DNA polymerase III subunit beta produces MKFIMNRDQLVDSVQDVMKAVSTRTTIPILTGIKIEAHEDGVTLTGSDSDISIERFVPAEEEGYEHVTVEKPGSIVLQARFFSEIVKKLPDSKIEIEVSERFATRIRSGSSEFNLNGLDPQEYPRLPEVQEHNRFSIQADLLKTLIRQTVFAVSTSETRPILTGVNWHVEDGELKCVATDSHRLASRSAAVETSSEEMDFSNVVIPGKSLTELSKILDDSSELIDIILTESQVLFKATNILFFSRLLDGNYPDTSKLIPNDSKTEMVVSTKEFLQAIDRASLLAKEGRNNVVKLSTLSENEIEISSNSPEIGKVFEHVTPESLDGDELKISFSAKYMMDALKAMDCSEVRIQFTGAMRPFVLTPIEELTIKQLILPVRTY; encoded by the coding sequence ATGAAATTCATAATGAACCGTGATCAGCTTGTCGATAGTGTGCAAGATGTGATGAAAGCTGTATCGACACGTACGACGATACCAATCCTTACAGGAATAAAGATCGAAGCACATGAAGACGGGGTAACGTTAACAGGCAGTGACTCAGATATTTCAATTGAACGTTTTGTACCAGCTGAAGAAGAGGGTTATGAACATGTAACAGTTGAAAAGCCTGGAAGCATTGTTCTACAAGCTCGCTTCTTCTCTGAAATTGTAAAGAAATTACCTGATTCCAAAATTGAAATTGAAGTGTCGGAACGATTCGCTACCCGGATACGTTCTGGATCCTCGGAATTCAATCTGAATGGGCTTGACCCACAGGAATACCCAAGGCTCCCTGAAGTTCAAGAACATAACCGGTTCAGTATCCAAGCGGACTTATTGAAAACATTGATTCGCCAAACTGTCTTTGCGGTGTCCACCTCAGAAACACGCCCCATCTTGACAGGTGTAAACTGGCACGTTGAGGATGGAGAGTTGAAGTGTGTTGCAACAGATAGTCATCGACTTGCTTCAAGGTCTGCTGCAGTGGAAACGTCTTCTGAAGAGATGGATTTTTCAAATGTCGTCATTCCAGGAAAGAGTTTGACTGAGCTATCGAAGATCCTGGACGATTCCAGTGAATTAATCGATATTATCCTGACGGAAAGCCAAGTGTTATTTAAAGCGACGAACATTTTATTCTTCTCAAGGCTGCTGGACGGGAATTATCCGGATACATCCAAGCTGATTCCGAATGACAGCAAGACGGAAATGGTTGTATCTACGAAAGAATTTCTTCAAGCGATCGATCGTGCTTCTCTCCTTGCCAAAGAAGGAAGAAACAATGTCGTCAAATTATCGACGCTTTCTGAAAATGAAATCGAAATATCATCGAACTCTCCTGAAATCGGGAAAGTCTTCGAACATGTAACACCTGAATCGTTAGATGGTGATGAATTAAAGATTTCTTTCAGCGCAAAATATATGATGGATGCCTTGAAGGCGATGGACTGCTCAGAAGTGAGAATCCAATTCACAGGTGCGATGAGACCTTTCGTCCTGACGCCAATTGAAGAACTGACAATCAAGCAGCTTATCTTACCAGTACGAACGTATTGA
- the recF gene encoding DNA replication/repair protein RecF (All proteins in this family for which functions are known are DNA-binding proteins that assist the filamentation of RecA onto DNA for the initiation of recombination or recombinational repair.), with amino-acid sequence MHLKELQLKNYRNYETEELSFQDNVNVFIGENAQGKTNIMEAIYVLGFAKSHRTPRDKELIRWDCEYGKIEGRVQKRNGPLSLQIVISQKGKKAKYNHIEQRRLTDYIGALNIVMFAPEDLNLVKGSPQVRRRFIDMEIGQISPVYLHHLSQYQKILQQRNHLLRDLQRRRKHEQEIMLDILTEQLIEHAAKIVHKRHEFLQLLLEWASPIHSGITRKNESLDIEYKSSVQVSDSFDMTKIIEEYENKFDKIKEKEMERGTTLAGPHRDDLSLYVNGKDVQTYGSQGQQRTTALSLKLAEIELIKSEVGEYPLLLLDDVLSELDDSRQSHLLNTIQGKVQTFVTTTSVDGIEHETLRNASLFNVENGSASLLK; translated from the coding sequence TTGCATCTAAAGGAGTTACAGCTAAAAAACTATCGAAATTACGAAACGGAAGAATTGAGCTTCCAGGATAACGTGAATGTTTTCATCGGGGAAAACGCTCAAGGAAAGACGAATATCATGGAAGCCATTTATGTGTTAGGATTCGCGAAATCCCATCGCACTCCTCGTGATAAAGAATTGATACGTTGGGACTGTGAATATGGTAAAATAGAAGGTAGGGTCCAAAAAAGGAACGGTCCTCTATCTTTACAAATCGTTATCAGTCAAAAAGGTAAAAAGGCCAAGTACAATCATATTGAACAACGAAGACTGACCGATTATATCGGCGCATTGAACATCGTCATGTTTGCACCTGAGGATTTGAATCTAGTCAAAGGGAGCCCTCAGGTGCGACGTCGTTTTATCGATATGGAGATTGGTCAGATTAGTCCTGTCTATTTACATCATCTCAGCCAATATCAAAAGATTCTTCAACAACGGAACCATCTCCTCCGTGATCTTCAGCGTCGAAGAAAACATGAGCAGGAAATCATGTTGGATATTCTGACAGAGCAGCTCATCGAGCATGCCGCCAAAATCGTCCATAAACGTCATGAATTCCTTCAATTGCTGCTGGAATGGGCATCACCGATCCATTCTGGTATAACGCGCAAGAATGAGTCTTTGGATATTGAATATAAATCTTCTGTACAGGTATCAGATTCGTTTGATATGACGAAAATAATAGAAGAGTATGAGAACAAATTTGATAAAATAAAAGAAAAAGAGATGGAACGTGGGACAACCCTGGCAGGACCGCACAGGGACGATCTTTCTCTTTATGTGAACGGGAAGGATGTTCAGACTTACGGTTCACAAGGTCAGCAACGTACAACAGCACTTTCTTTGAAACTAGCTGAAATCGAGCTGATCAAATCGGAGGTTGGCGAATATCCACTATTACTGTTGGATGATGTATTATCTGAACTCGACGACAGTCGCCAATCCCATCTGTTGAACACGATCCAAGGGAAGGTGCAAACATTCGTCACCACGACAAGTGTAGACGGAATCGAGCACGAAACCCTTCGAAATGCCAGTTTGTTCAACGTCGAAAATGGAAGTGCGTCGCTATTAAAGTGA
- the gyrB gene encoding DNA topoisomerase (ATP-hydrolyzing) subunit B, whose translation MSIDQETQKQSYDESQIQVLEGLEAVRKRPGMYIGSTSKRGLHHLVWEIVDNSIDEALAGYCTEIRVTVEEDNSITVQDNGRGIPVGTHEKMGRPAVEVIMTVLHAGGKFGGGGYKVSGGLHGVGASVVNALSSKLEVKVHRDGKIHYQKFHRGIPAADLKVIGETDITGTITNFLPDPEIFTETQEYDFEILANRLRELAFLNRGLRIIAEDKRGEGAEHTYHYEGGIKSYVEHINRTKESLHEPIFVEGMRDDISVEIAVQYNDSFASNLYSFANNINTHEGGTHEYGFKTSLTRVINDYAKKNNLLKDDGNLSGDDVREGLTAIISIKHPDPQFEGQTKTKLGNAEARTVTESVFGEKFSQFLYENPTVAKKIVEKGSMALRARLAAKKARELTRRKSALEVSSLPGKLADCSSKDASISELYIVEGDSAGGSAKQGRDRHFQAILPLRGKIINVEKARLDKILSNNEIRAIITALGTGIGEEFELSKARYHKIIIMTDADTDGAHIRTLLLTFFYRYMRPLIEQGYIYIAQPPLYKIQQGKKVMYAYNDKEKDRILNEISKSPKPSLQRYKGLGEMNPNQLWETTMNPEERTTLQVELQDAIEADEIFEVLMGDKVEPRRDFIQENAQYVKNLDV comes from the coding sequence ATGAGTATTGACCAAGAAACACAAAAACAATCATATGATGAGAGTCAGATTCAGGTCCTTGAGGGTTTAGAAGCAGTACGTAAACGCCCTGGTATGTATATCGGGTCAACGAGCAAGAGAGGATTACATCATCTTGTCTGGGAAATCGTCGATAACAGTATTGATGAAGCCCTGGCAGGCTATTGCACTGAGATCCGGGTAACAGTTGAAGAAGACAACAGTATTACTGTTCAAGATAATGGTCGTGGTATTCCGGTCGGAACCCATGAAAAGATGGGACGTCCTGCAGTCGAAGTCATCATGACTGTCCTGCATGCTGGCGGTAAGTTCGGCGGCGGCGGTTATAAGGTTTCAGGCGGACTGCACGGTGTTGGTGCATCGGTCGTAAACGCATTGTCATCCAAGCTTGAGGTAAAGGTTCACCGTGACGGTAAAATCCATTACCAGAAGTTCCACCGCGGCATCCCTGCTGCAGACTTGAAAGTCATTGGTGAAACGGATATCACCGGTACGATCACAAACTTTTTACCTGATCCTGAAATTTTCACCGAAACACAGGAATACGATTTTGAAATTCTAGCGAACCGATTGCGGGAGCTTGCTTTCTTGAATCGTGGCTTGAGAATCATTGCCGAGGACAAACGTGGTGAAGGTGCAGAGCACACCTATCATTACGAAGGCGGAATCAAGTCTTATGTTGAGCACATCAACCGAACGAAAGAATCACTGCATGAGCCGATTTTTGTTGAAGGCATGCGGGACGATATTTCGGTTGAAATCGCGGTTCAATATAACGACAGCTTTGCAAGCAATCTCTATTCATTTGCCAACAATATCAACACGCATGAAGGCGGTACGCATGAATATGGCTTCAAGACGTCCCTTACGCGTGTCATCAATGATTATGCCAAAAAGAACAACCTATTGAAGGATGATGGGAACCTATCAGGAGATGATGTTCGAGAAGGACTTACAGCCATCATTTCAATTAAACACCCTGATCCACAATTCGAAGGACAGACAAAAACCAAGTTGGGGAATGCGGAAGCTCGTACGGTTACAGAATCCGTTTTCGGAGAGAAGTTTTCCCAATTCCTATATGAAAACCCAACGGTAGCAAAAAAAATTGTCGAGAAAGGAAGCATGGCACTACGTGCACGCCTTGCAGCTAAGAAGGCACGTGAATTGACGAGACGGAAAAGTGCCCTGGAGGTCTCATCTCTACCTGGTAAGTTAGCGGATTGCTCCTCCAAAGATGCGTCCATTTCAGAGCTTTATATCGTTGAGGGAGACTCAGCAGGTGGATCCGCCAAGCAAGGTCGAGATCGGCATTTCCAAGCGATTCTACCTTTACGTGGAAAGATCATCAATGTGGAAAAGGCGCGTTTGGATAAAATCCTCTCTAACAATGAGATCCGTGCCATCATTACAGCACTCGGTACAGGAATTGGAGAAGAGTTTGAACTGTCCAAGGCCCGTTACCATAAGATCATCATCATGACGGATGCAGACACGGACGGTGCGCATATCCGTACGCTTCTTCTGACGTTCTTCTATCGTTATATGAGACCGTTGATCGAACAAGGCTATATCTATATTGCCCAGCCGCCTCTATACAAGATCCAGCAAGGGAAAAAAGTGATGTATGCCTATAACGATAAAGAGAAGGATCGGATCTTGAATGAAATTTCAAAATCCCCTAAACCATCTTTACAGCGTTATAAGGGTCTTGGGGAGATGAACCCGAACCAGCTTTGGGAAACCACGATGAACCCAGAAGAGCGGACAACCTTGCAGGTTGAGCTTCAAGATGCGATTGAAGCAGATGAGATTTTTGAAGTATTGATGGGTGATAAGGTTGAACCAAGACGGGACTTCATCCAAGAAAATGCTCAATACGTAAAAAATCTTGATGTATAG
- the remB gene encoding extracellular matrix regulator RemB, whose product MFIHLGENVVVQSRDVVAIFDYEIAKESEETMAFLRYHRENGNLETISDELIKSIVLTTEEVYLSPLSSITLKRRAKINKNFEKLLNS is encoded by the coding sequence TTGTTTATTCATCTAGGTGAAAATGTCGTGGTACAATCAAGAGATGTCGTCGCCATCTTTGATTATGAGATTGCAAAGGAATCAGAAGAAACGATGGCGTTTCTCCGCTATCATCGTGAAAATGGTAACTTGGAAACAATCAGTGACGAGTTGATCAAATCGATTGTCCTGACAACAGAAGAGGTCTACTTATCCCCTCTATCGTCCATCACACTGAAGCGACGAGCAAAAATCAACAAAAATTTCGAAAAACTTTTAAATAGTTAA
- the yaaA gene encoding S4 domain-containing protein YaaA gives MEIKITTEFITLGQLLKQADVIQSGGMVKWYLAEHEVFVNDELEQRRGRKLYEGDTVSIPEAGTFVVTR, from the coding sequence ATGGAAATAAAGATAACAACGGAATTCATCACGCTTGGGCAACTATTGAAACAAGCGGATGTGATTCAATCTGGTGGAATGGTAAAATGGTATTTAGCAGAACACGAAGTATTTGTGAACGACGAGCTCGAGCAACGCCGCGGTCGAAAGCTGTATGAAGGCGACACGGTTTCAATTCCCGAGGCAGGTACATTCGTCGTAACACGTTGA
- the gyrA gene encoding DNA gyrase subunit A: MADIEQSRKKEINISEEIRTSFMDYAMSVIVSRALPDVRDGLKPVHRRILYAMNDLGMTADKAYKKSARIVGEVIGKYHPHGDSAVYDAMVRMAQDFNYRNMLIDGHGNFGSVDGDAAAAMRYTEARMSKIAMEMVRDIQKDTIDYKENYDGSEQEPVVLPARFPNLLVNGAAGIAVGMATNIPPHQLGEVIDGILALSKDPDIDIPELMEYIPGPDFPTGGEILGREGIKRAYTTGRGSIMTRAKAHIDEKENGRKAIIVTEIPYQVNKAKLIEKIAELVRDKRIEGISDLRDESDRNGMRIVIEVRKDANANVLLNNLYKQTALQTSFGINLLALVDGQPKVLNLKECLHYYLKHQQEVIRRRTIFELKKAEARAHILEGLRIALDHIDEIIALIRGSRTTDIARDGLMEKFSLSYEQAQAILDMRLQRLTGLERDKIEDEYNELVKLIAELKAILADEERVLEIIRTELTEVKEKFNDVRRTEITIGENAIEDEDLIPRQQIAITVTHNGYIKRLPLSTYRAQKRGGRGIQGMGTNDDDFVEHLLSTNTHNTILFFTNLGKVYRLKGYEIPELGRTAKGIPIINLLQIEKGESISAIIPIEEFVDDWYLFFTTKDGICKRSPISAFANIRKGGLIALNLREEDELIGVRLTDGNKDIIIGTNSGMAVRFPETDVRSMGRTATGVKGISLREGDSVIGMELLSTDEERDILIVTEKGFGKRTPMEEYRLQSRGGIGLRTCNITDKNGNVIALKTVMEDQEIMIITTTGIVIRMAVADISQYGRNTQGVRLIKLNEGVDVATVAVLDQVDEEEEDLVEGEEADDQTPSDANETSSEDVENDTNATDNNDADNTSNEDDTTEE, translated from the coding sequence ATGGCCGATATCGAACAATCTCGTAAGAAAGAAATAAATATTAGCGAGGAAATTAGAACCTCGTTCATGGATTATGCGATGAGCGTAATTGTCAGCCGTGCCCTTCCAGATGTAAGGGACGGATTGAAGCCGGTTCACCGCCGAATCCTATATGCAATGAATGACCTCGGAATGACAGCAGATAAAGCCTACAAAAAGTCTGCACGTATTGTCGGAGAGGTCATCGGTAAGTACCATCCACATGGTGATTCAGCTGTATATGATGCGATGGTCCGTATGGCGCAGGATTTCAACTATCGAAACATGCTGATTGATGGACACGGAAACTTCGGTTCTGTGGACGGAGATGCAGCGGCTGCGATGCGTTATACAGAAGCCCGTATGTCGAAAATCGCGATGGAAATGGTACGGGACATCCAAAAAGACACCATTGATTACAAGGAAAACTATGATGGCAGTGAACAGGAACCGGTTGTTCTGCCTGCACGTTTTCCGAACCTGCTAGTAAACGGTGCTGCCGGTATCGCTGTCGGAATGGCTACGAACATTCCGCCACACCAGCTTGGTGAAGTCATTGATGGAATTCTCGCTCTCAGTAAGGATCCTGACATCGACATTCCAGAGCTGATGGAATACATCCCTGGGCCTGACTTCCCGACAGGTGGAGAAATTTTAGGCCGTGAAGGGATCAAACGTGCGTACACGACGGGTCGAGGTTCGATTATGACACGTGCAAAGGCGCACATTGATGAAAAAGAAAATGGCAGAAAAGCGATTATCGTTACTGAAATCCCTTATCAAGTCAATAAAGCGAAACTGATCGAAAAGATCGCCGAGCTTGTTCGTGATAAACGGATTGAAGGTATTTCTGATCTCCGTGATGAATCTGACCGTAATGGAATGCGGATTGTCATTGAAGTCAGAAAAGATGCGAATGCAAATGTCCTTTTAAATAACTTATATAAGCAAACAGCTCTTCAAACGAGCTTCGGAATCAACCTGCTTGCGCTTGTAGACGGTCAGCCGAAAGTGTTGAACCTGAAAGAATGCTTGCATTATTACCTGAAGCATCAGCAGGAAGTCATTCGACGCCGTACGATCTTCGAACTGAAGAAAGCAGAAGCTCGAGCACATATCCTTGAAGGACTCAGAATCGCATTAGATCATATTGATGAAATCATCGCATTGATCCGCGGATCTCGTACAACAGATATTGCGCGTGACGGCTTGATGGAGAAGTTCTCGTTATCCTATGAACAAGCTCAAGCTATCCTCGACATGCGTCTCCAACGATTGACAGGCTTAGAGCGAGACAAGATTGAAGACGAGTATAACGAGCTTGTGAAATTGATCGCTGAACTGAAAGCGATCCTAGCGGATGAAGAACGGGTACTTGAAATCATCCGTACCGAGCTTACTGAAGTTAAAGAAAAGTTCAATGATGTACGCCGGACAGAAATCACAATCGGTGAAAATGCAATTGAAGATGAGGATCTTATCCCACGTCAACAAATTGCCATCACTGTTACCCATAATGGCTACATTAAACGACTCCCTCTTTCTACATACCGTGCCCAAAAGCGTGGAGGAAGAGGAATTCAAGGAATGGGGACGAACGACGACGACTTTGTCGAACATCTCCTCTCGACGAATACACATAACACAATCCTGTTCTTTACGAATCTAGGTAAAGTGTATCGACTTAAAGGATATGAGATCCCTGAACTTGGTCGAACGGCCAAAGGGATTCCAATCATCAACCTCTTGCAGATTGAAAAAGGCGAGTCCATATCCGCAATCATTCCAATTGAAGAGTTCGTTGACGACTGGTATTTATTCTTTACCACCAAAGATGGCATTTGTAAGCGATCCCCGATCTCTGCGTTCGCGAATATCCGTAAAGGCGGATTGATCGCATTGAACCTTCGGGAAGAAGACGAGCTTATCGGTGTAAGATTGACGGATGGTAACAAAGATATCATCATCGGTACGAACAGCGGGATGGCTGTCCGGTTCCCTGAGACAGATGTCCGATCCATGGGAAGGACAGCAACTGGAGTTAAAGGAATTTCACTCCGTGAAGGAGATTCCGTCATCGGTATGGAGTTATTATCTACTGATGAAGAACGGGATATCCTCATCGTAACGGAAAAAGGATTCGGTAAACGGACTCCGATGGAAGAATATCGTCTCCAAAGCCGGGGCGGTATCGGACTAAGAACATGTAACATCACCGATAAGAACGGTAATGTCATTGCCTTGAAGACGGTTATGGAAGATCAAGAAATCATGATCATTACGACGACCGGAATCGTCATCCGTATGGCAGTAGCTGATATCTCTCAATATGGACGAAATACACAAGGTGTTCGTCTGATTAAATTGAATGAAGGTGTCGATGTTGCCACTGTGGCCGTTCTCGATCAAGTAGACGAGGAAGAAGAGGATCTCGTTGAAGGTGAAGAAGCGGACGATCAAACGCCTTCCGATGCAAACGAAACTTCTTCAGAAGATGTTGAAAATGATACGAATGCAACCGATAATAATGATGCAGACAACACATCCAATGAGGATGACACAACTGAAGAGTAA